The Cucumis melo cultivar AY chromosome 6, USDA_Cmelo_AY_1.0, whole genome shotgun sequence genome includes a region encoding these proteins:
- the LOC103496880 gene encoding uncharacterized protein LOC103496880 → MWGRHEGVSPLVSLMRNLQHLKPTLRRHFGRHIHNLSKEVHNAKEAMDRAQREVERNSMSDVLSRQTGLATETFWTAVRLEEASLRQKSRIRWLELGDQNTAFFHRSVRSRMSRNSLLVDSDGSRVSSHDGVVQLVPISREEVRRVLFSMDSGKAPGPDGFSVGFFKGAWSMTCYLQLGVNATTITLIPKLRGAERMEEFRPISCCNVIYKCISKILADRICVWLPSFISSNQSAFMPGRSIIDNILLCQELVGGYHLNFGKPRYTLKVDLQKAYDSVNWDFLFGLLIAIGTPLKFERCKARKSSIFVAGVSHEAASHLAASMGFGLGNLPVRYLGLPLLTGRLRSNDCAPLIQRITSWIRSWTARVLSFFGTLQLVRSVLHSLQVYWASMFVLPAYVHNEVDKILRSYLWRGKEEGRGGFKVAWVEVCLPFEEGELAIQDGPSWNIARGPILEQVGERVFYDAASRREARLSDFIGLDGEWQWPRVSMELIDLWDRVQAVSPCLSVRDRWVWIPGRQGGFSIASTWETIRPRGGRVRWASLLWGGENIPKHSFCAWLAIKDMLGTRDRLHRWDSSVSMCAFFVRGC, encoded by the exons ATGTGGGGTCGCCATGAGGGTGTCTCACCACTAGTGAGCCTCATGAGAAATCTCCAACATCTTAAACCTACCCTCCGTAGGCATTTTGGTAGGCATATCCACAACCTAAGTAAGGAGGTGCACAATGCAAAGGAGGCCATGGATAGGGCTCAGAGAGAGGTAGAACGTAATTCTATGTCGGATGTCTTGAGTCGCCAAACAGGCCTTGCTACTGAGACCTTCTGGACAGCAGTTAGATTGGAGGAAGCCTCTCTTCGTCAGAAATCCAGAATTCGATGGTTAGAACTTGGTGATCAGAATACGGCCTTCTTTCATCGATCTGTTCGTTCTCGTATGAGTCGTAATTCTCTGCTAGTTGATTCAGATGGCTCAAGGGTTTCTTCACATGATGGGGTGGTTCAGCTG GTTCCTATTAGCCGAGAGGAAGTTAGGAGGGTCTTGTTCTCTATGGATAGTGGAAAGGCTCCTGGTCCTGATGGGTTCTCTGTTGGATTCTTCAAAGGTGCCTGGTCTATG aCTTGTTATCTTCAACTAGGAGTTAATGCTACTACTATTACCCTCATTCCTAAGCTTCGTGGGGCTGAGCGTATGGAGGAATTTCGGCCTATTTCTTGTTGTAATGTGATATACAAATGCATTTCTAAGATTCTGGCTGATAGGATATGTGTGTGGCTTCCTTCTTTTATTAGTAGTAACCAGTCTGCTTTTATGCCTGGGAGGAGTATTATTGATAACATTTTGCTTTGTCAGGAACTGGTTGGGGGTTATCACCTTAATTTTGGTAAACCTCGATATACTTTGAAAGTTGATCTCCAAAAAGCCTATGACTCTGTTAATTGGGATTTTCTGTTTGGATTGTTGATTGCTATTGGTACTCCTTTGAAGTTT GAAAGGTGTAAGGCAAG GAAAAGCTCTATTTTTGTTGCGGGGGTTAGTCATGAGGCTGCTTCTCATCTGGCTGCTAGTATGGGTTTTGGCCTTGGAAATCTCCCTGTTCGCTATCTTGGGCTTCCTTTACTTACTGGTAGGTTACGTTCTAATGATTGTGCTCCTCTTATTCAGCGTATCACTAGTTGGATTCGTTCTTGGACTGCTCGAGTTCTATCTTTTTTTGGTACATTGCAGCTTGTTCGTTCTGTGCTCCACAGCCTTCAAGTTTACTGGGCTAGTATGTTTGTTCTTCCTGCGTATGTGCATAATGAGGTGGATAAGATACTGAGGTCTTATCTTTGGAGGGGTAAGGAGGAAGGTAGAGGGGGTTTTAAGGTGGCATGGGTGGAAGTGTGTCTCCCCTTTGAGGAGGGTGAACTTGCAATTCAAGATGGGCCTTCTTGGAATATTGCGA GGGGTCCCATTCTTGAGCAGGTTGGAGAAAGGGTGTTTTATGATGCGGCGAGTCGGAGGGAGGCTAGACTTTCTGATTTTATTGGCCTAGATGGGGAATGGCAATGGCCGCGAGTGTCTATGGAGTTAATTGATTTATGGGATAGGGTTCAGGCTGTTAGTCCGTGTCTTAGTGTTAGGGATAGATGGGTTTGGATTCCTGGTCGTCAGGGTGGTTTCTCTATTGCAAGTACATGGGAAACTATTCGTCCTAGGGGTGGTCGGGTTCGTTGGGCTAGTTTATTGTGGGGTGGGGAAAATATCCCAAAGCATTCCTTTTGTGCGTGGTTGGCCATTAAAGATATGTTGGGCACTAGAGATAGATTGCATAGGTGGGATAGTTCGGTATCGATGTGTGCATTCTTTGTCAGGGGGTGTTGA